From the Streptomyces syringium genome, one window contains:
- a CDS encoding M20/M25/M40 family metallo-hydrolase produces the protein MADVMTERVDGRALEEAVRFTSELIRIDTTNRGGGDCRERPAAEYVAERLSEVGIEPTLLEKEPGRTNVVARIPGSDPGADALLVHGHFDVVPAEPADWSVHPFSGEVRDGVVWGRGAVDMKDMDAMVLSVVRAWARAGVRPRRDIVLAFTADEEDSAAVGSGFLADEHPELFEGCTEGISESGAYTFHADGGLRLYPVAAAERGTAWLKLTARGTAGHGSKVNTDNAVRALAAAVTRIGDHRWPVRLTPTVRAALREVAALYDIEADPDDPEFDADGLLGKLGAAAALIAPTIRNSANPTMLDAGYKVNVIPGTAVGFVDGRTVPGGEEEFRATMDRLTGPQVSWEYYHGERGLQAPVDAPVFARMRAALERFDPGGRVVPFCMSGGTDAKQFARLGIAGYGFAPLRLPPGFDYQALFHGVDERVPVEALHFGVRVLDHFLSECPMGETDLTADHGRKEAR, from the coding sequence ATGGCTGACGTCATGACGGAGCGGGTCGACGGGCGGGCGCTGGAGGAAGCCGTGCGCTTCACTTCGGAGCTGATCCGCATCGACACCACCAATCGCGGTGGTGGCGACTGCCGGGAGCGCCCGGCCGCGGAGTACGTCGCGGAGCGGCTCAGCGAGGTGGGCATCGAGCCGACCCTGCTGGAGAAGGAGCCGGGCCGGACGAATGTGGTCGCCCGGATCCCCGGCAGCGATCCGGGCGCGGACGCGCTGCTGGTCCACGGCCATTTCGACGTGGTCCCCGCCGAGCCCGCCGACTGGAGCGTCCACCCCTTCTCGGGAGAGGTCCGCGACGGGGTGGTGTGGGGCCGGGGCGCGGTCGACATGAAGGACATGGACGCGATGGTGCTGTCCGTGGTCCGGGCGTGGGCCCGCGCCGGGGTCCGGCCGCGGCGGGACATCGTGCTGGCCTTCACCGCCGACGAGGAGGACAGCGCCGCCGTCGGCTCCGGCTTCCTCGCCGACGAGCACCCGGAGCTCTTCGAGGGCTGCACGGAGGGCATCAGCGAGTCCGGCGCGTACACCTTCCACGCCGACGGCGGGCTGCGGCTCTACCCCGTGGCGGCGGCGGAGCGCGGCACGGCCTGGCTCAAGCTCACCGCCCGGGGCACCGCCGGGCACGGCTCCAAGGTCAATACGGACAACGCGGTCCGCGCGCTCGCCGCCGCCGTCACCCGCATCGGCGACCACCGGTGGCCGGTCCGGCTCACCCCGACCGTGCGGGCCGCGCTGCGCGAGGTCGCCGCGCTGTACGACATCGAAGCCGATCCGGACGACCCGGAGTTCGACGCCGACGGGCTGCTCGGCAAGCTGGGCGCCGCCGCCGCGCTGATCGCCCCGACGATCCGCAACAGCGCCAATCCGACGATGCTCGACGCCGGGTACAAGGTCAATGTCATCCCGGGCACCGCCGTCGGCTTCGTCGACGGGCGGACGGTGCCGGGTGGCGAGGAGGAGTTCCGGGCCACCATGGACCGGCTCACCGGGCCGCAGGTGTCCTGGGAGTACTACCACGGGGAGCGCGGGCTCCAGGCGCCCGTCGACGCCCCGGTGTTCGCACGGATGCGGGCGGCCCTCGAGCGCTTCGATCCGGGCGGCCGCGTGGTGCCGTTCTGCATGTCCGGCGGTACGGACGCCAAGCAGTTCGCCCGGCTCGGCATCGCCGGCTACGGCTTCGCGCCGCTCCGGCTGCCCCCGGGATTCGACTATCAGGCGCTCTTCCACGGAGTCGACGAGCGGGTTCCCGTCGAGGCGCTGCACTTCGGGGTGCGGGTGCTCGACCACTTCCTCAGCGAGTGCCCCATGGGCGAAACGGATCTGACGGCCGATCACGGTCGTAAGGAGGCGCGGTAA
- a CDS encoding LpqB family beta-propeller domain-containing protein, protein MVSTAPYGAWPSPIDAALAASHDGKPEFAGTVGDEVWWVEPRPAEQGRQTLVRRLPDGSEVGPLPAPWNVRSRFLEYGGQPWAAVPRETGGPLLVFVDFADQRLHVCEPDRPASGGPRPLTPLSPVGGGLRWADPVLRPELGEVWCVLEEFTGDGAGEVRRVLAAVPLDGSAAEDRTAVRELTDDRHRFVTGPRLSPDGLRAAWIAWDHPRMPWEGTELKLADVTADGRLTGARTVMGGPGEAVAQVEWGPDGSLLAATDRTGWWNLHRLDPETGESVNLCPREEEFAGPLWRVGHRWFQPLAHGLIAVIHGRGATALGILDTETGELVDAAGPWTEWGPTLAVSGTRVVGVAASPRTAYEVVELDTCTGRARAIGARHTDPVDPAYYPEPLIRTFVGPDGRDIHAHIYPPHSPDHTAPADELPPFVVWAHGGPTSRASLVLDLEIAYFTSRGIGVAEVNYGGSTGYGREYRDRLRERWGVVDVEDCAAVAEALADEGSADRARLAIRGGSAGGWTAAASLVSTGLYACGTISYPVLDLLTWASGGTHDFESRYLESLIGPLAEVPDRYRDRSPLHRADRVSGAFVLLQGLDDPICPAAQSARFVEAMAGRGVPHAYLTFEGEGHGFRRADTMIRALHAELSLYSQTFGIDAPGIPVLQLAT, encoded by the coding sequence ATGGTGTCCACGGCGCCCTACGGAGCCTGGCCGTCCCCGATCGACGCCGCGCTCGCCGCGTCGCACGACGGCAAACCCGAGTTCGCGGGCACGGTCGGCGACGAGGTGTGGTGGGTCGAGCCGCGCCCGGCGGAGCAGGGCCGGCAGACCCTCGTGCGCCGCCTCCCCGACGGCAGCGAGGTCGGCCCGCTGCCCGCCCCGTGGAACGTCCGCAGCCGGTTCCTGGAGTACGGGGGGCAGCCCTGGGCCGCGGTCCCCCGGGAGACCGGCGGGCCGCTGCTGGTGTTCGTCGACTTCGCCGACCAGCGGCTGCACGTCTGCGAGCCCGACCGCCCGGCGTCCGGCGGGCCGCGACCGCTGACGCCGCTCTCGCCGGTCGGCGGCGGGCTGCGCTGGGCCGACCCGGTGCTCCGTCCCGAGCTGGGCGAAGTGTGGTGTGTCCTGGAGGAGTTCACCGGGGACGGGGCGGGTGAGGTGCGGCGGGTGCTCGCCGCCGTCCCCCTGGACGGCTCCGCCGCCGAGGACCGCACCGCGGTGCGTGAGCTGACCGACGACCGGCACCGCTTCGTCACCGGTCCGCGGCTCTCCCCGGACGGTCTGCGGGCGGCGTGGATCGCCTGGGACCATCCCCGGATGCCCTGGGAGGGCACCGAGCTGAAGCTGGCCGACGTCACGGCGGACGGCCGGCTCACCGGCGCCCGGACGGTCATGGGCGGCCCCGGGGAGGCCGTCGCCCAGGTGGAGTGGGGCCCGGACGGCTCCCTGCTCGCCGCGACCGACCGCACCGGCTGGTGGAATCTGCACCGCCTCGACCCGGAGACGGGCGAGAGTGTCAATCTGTGCCCGCGGGAGGAGGAGTTCGCGGGCCCGCTGTGGCGGGTGGGCCACCGCTGGTTCCAGCCGCTGGCCCACGGTCTGATCGCCGTGATCCACGGCCGGGGCGCCACCGCCCTCGGCATACTCGACACCGAGACCGGTGAGCTGGTCGACGCGGCCGGCCCGTGGACGGAGTGGGGGCCGACGCTGGCGGTCTCCGGCACCCGCGTCGTCGGCGTCGCCGCGAGCCCCCGCACGGCCTACGAGGTGGTCGAGCTCGACACCTGCACCGGCCGGGCCCGGGCGATAGGCGCCAGACACACCGACCCCGTGGACCCCGCCTACTACCCGGAGCCGCTGATCCGCACCTTCGTCGGTCCGGACGGCCGGGACATCCACGCGCACATCTACCCGCCGCACAGCCCCGACCACACCGCGCCCGCCGATGAACTGCCCCCGTTCGTGGTGTGGGCGCACGGCGGCCCCACCAGCCGGGCGTCGCTCGTGCTGGACCTGGAGATCGCCTACTTCACCTCGCGCGGCATCGGGGTCGCCGAGGTCAACTACGGAGGTTCGACGGGCTACGGGCGCGAGTACCGTGACCGGCTGCGGGAGCGCTGGGGCGTCGTCGACGTGGAGGACTGCGCGGCCGTTGCCGAGGCGCTCGCCGACGAGGGCAGCGCCGACCGCGCCCGGCTGGCCATCCGTGGCGGCAGCGCGGGCGGCTGGACGGCCGCGGCCTCGCTCGTCTCCACCGGCCTGTACGCCTGCGGCACCATCAGCTATCCGGTGCTGGATCTGCTGACGTGGGCGTCGGGAGGCACCCACGACTTCGAATCGCGCTATCTGGAGAGCCTGATCGGGCCGTTGGCCGAGGTGCCCGACCGGTACCGGGACCGCTCGCCGCTGCACCGCGCGGACCGGGTGTCCGGGGCCTTCGTCCTTCTCCAGGGCCTGGACGACCCCATCTGCCCGGCCGCGCAGAGCGCGCGGTTCGTCGAGGCGATGGCCGGGCGGGGGGTGCCGCACGCGTATCTGACCTTCGAGGGGGAGGGGCACGGATTCCGCCGGGCCGACACGATGATCCGCGCGTTGCACGCGGAACTCTCCCTTTACTCGCAGACCTTCGGAATCGACGCGCCGGGCATACCCGTTCTGCAGCTCGCCACATGA
- a CDS encoding 2,3-dihydro-2,3-dihydroxybenzoate dehydrogenase has translation MGGTVVQQSELAGRVALVTGAGQGIGEAVTRALVARGARVAALDRSTEGVKELEAEFGAERVVAHSADVADSLAVDAVVDEVERTLGPIAILVNVAGVLRTSPVVDITDEVWDRTFAVNSTGVFNTSRAVARRMSERRDGCIVTVGSNAAGVPRTSMAAYAASKAAATMFTKCLGLELARSGVRCNVVSPGSTDTAMQRGLWADEQAPQRVIDGDPGTYRVGIPLGRIAEPADIADAVTFLVSDRARHITMHDLYVDGGATLRV, from the coding sequence ATGGGGGGAACCGTCGTGCAGCAGTCAGAACTCGCCGGCCGCGTCGCGCTGGTCACCGGTGCCGGACAAGGCATAGGCGAGGCCGTGACCCGCGCCCTCGTCGCACGGGGAGCGCGCGTCGCGGCCCTTGACCGGTCCACGGAGGGCGTCAAGGAACTCGAAGCGGAATTCGGTGCGGAGCGGGTCGTCGCACACAGCGCCGACGTCGCCGACAGCCTCGCCGTCGACGCCGTCGTCGACGAGGTGGAGCGCACCCTCGGACCGATCGCGATCCTCGTCAACGTCGCCGGTGTGCTGCGCACTTCCCCCGTGGTGGACATCACCGACGAGGTGTGGGACCGCACCTTCGCCGTCAATTCCACCGGCGTCTTCAACACCTCCCGTGCCGTGGCCCGCAGGATGAGCGAGCGCCGCGACGGATGCATCGTCACCGTCGGTTCCAACGCCGCGGGCGTGCCCCGCACCAGCATGGCCGCGTACGCCGCCTCCAAGGCCGCCGCCACCATGTTCACCAAGTGCCTCGGCCTGGAGCTCGCCCGCAGCGGAGTCCGCTGCAACGTGGTCTCGCCCGGCTCCACGGACACCGCCATGCAGCGCGGCCTGTGGGCCGACGAGCAGGCCCCCCAGCGCGTCATCGACGGCGACCCCGGCACCTACCGCGTCGGGATCCCCCTCGGCCGCATCGCCGAACCGGCCGACATCGCCGACGCCGTCACCTTCCTCGTCTCGGACCGGGCCCGGCACATCACCATGCACGACCTGTACGTCGACGGCGGCGCCACCCTGCGCGTCTGA
- the dhbC gene encoding isochorismate synthase DhbC encodes MPGGVGQRIERPEDTVGAATSLLDAYEPARARFFASPTRTLLAHGTRTEVPHGGTPLARRVTETLDAELLAGNPAPIVVGAVPFDQSAPASLAVPQAVRWAPPLSEDPLIALPAAAPAAADWDIRPIPEPDVYGAAVAEAVRRMRRGDFSKVVLARTLELRSSRELDLPALLQRLARRDPAGYTFALPTGPGRTLLGASPELLVARRGGALIANPLAGSTPRSADLAEDVRRAAALLESEKDLHEHAVVVDAVRAALAPFCRTLDVPERPTLVRTAAMWHLSTTVTGELADTAVSVLELACALHPTPAVCGTPTTTARDVITELEPFDRGNFTGMVGWGDASGDGEWVVTIRCAEARTEERTLRLYAGAGVVAQSTPEAETAETGAKFRTFLDAVGADHQESGR; translated from the coding sequence GTGCCGGGAGGCGTCGGTCAGCGGATCGAACGGCCCGAGGACACCGTCGGTGCCGCGACCTCGCTGCTCGACGCCTACGAGCCCGCCCGGGCCCGCTTCTTCGCCTCGCCGACCCGCACGCTCCTCGCCCACGGGACGCGGACCGAAGTACCGCACGGCGGGACCCCCTTGGCGCGGCGCGTCACCGAGACCCTCGACGCCGAGCTGCTCGCGGGCAACCCGGCGCCCATCGTCGTCGGCGCGGTGCCCTTCGACCAGAGCGCCCCCGCCTCCCTCGCCGTGCCGCAGGCCGTCCGCTGGGCGCCGCCGCTGTCCGAGGACCCGCTGATCGCCCTGCCCGCCGCCGCCCCCGCCGCCGCCGACTGGGACATCAGACCGATACCCGAGCCGGACGTCTACGGAGCCGCGGTCGCCGAGGCCGTCCGCCGCATGAGACGCGGCGACTTCAGCAAGGTCGTCCTCGCCCGCACCCTGGAGCTGCGCTCCTCCCGCGAGCTCGACCTCCCCGCCCTCCTCCAGCGCCTCGCCCGCCGCGACCCGGCCGGATACACCTTCGCCCTGCCGACCGGCCCCGGCCGCACCCTCCTCGGCGCCAGCCCCGAGCTGCTCGTCGCCCGGCGCGGCGGCGCCCTGATCGCCAACCCGCTCGCCGGCTCCACCCCGCGCAGCGCCGACCTGGCCGAGGACGTCCGCCGGGCCGCGGCGCTCCTGGAGTCCGAGAAGGACCTGCACGAGCACGCCGTCGTCGTCGACGCGGTCCGTGCGGCGCTCGCCCCGTTCTGCCGCACCCTCGACGTGCCCGAGCGCCCCACGCTCGTGCGGACCGCCGCCATGTGGCACCTGTCCACGACCGTCACCGGCGAGCTGGCCGACACAGCCGTCTCCGTCCTCGAGCTGGCCTGCGCGCTGCACCCCACCCCGGCCGTCTGCGGCACCCCCACCACCACCGCGCGCGACGTCATCACGGAGCTGGAGCCCTTCGACCGGGGCAACTTCACCGGCATGGTCGGCTGGGGCGACGCGAGCGGCGACGGCGAATGGGTCGTCACCATCCGCTGCGCCGAGGCCCGGACCGAGGAGCGCACCCTGCGGCTCTACGCGGGCGCGGGCGTCGTGGCCCAGTCCACGCCGGAGGCCGAGACCGCCGAGACCGGCGCCAAGTTCCGTACGTTCCTCGACGCCGTCGGCGCGGACCACCAGGAGAGCGGCCGATGA
- a CDS encoding (2,3-dihydroxybenzoyl)adenylate synthase, which yields MSTQQNPTPDAPGYPAEFAERYRAAGWWRGETFGQMLRERALNHPDRVAIVDPAGAGRRWTYGELDDRADRLAAGFLARGIAKGDRVVVQLPNVAEFFEVIFGLFRIGALPVFALPAHRETEIRYFCEFTEAAAYVIADTSGGFDYRDLATKVRAEVPTLRHVFVVGEPGEHTALADLESLESPESDAREPGTVVDGPAPGDLAFLQLSGGSTGVPKLIPRTHDDYIYSLWGSNEHCAVDENSVYLCALPAAHNFPLSSPGTLGALYAGARVVLAPQPSPDVAFPLIEREGVTITGLVPPLALVWTEAASSSPHDLGSLEVLLVGGAKFSEEAARRVRPALGCTLQQVFGMAEGLVNYTRLDDPEETIVTTQGRPISPDDEIRVVDDEDNDLPVGATGHLLTRGPYTIRGYWRAPEHNAKSFTADGFYRTGDVVRLTETGHIVVEGRAKDQINRGGEKVAAEEIENHILAHPAVHDVAVVSMPDDYLGERTCAYIVLREGAEPLKSIAVKKFVRERGLAAYKVPDRVEFVEEFPQTGIGKVSKKDLRAAIAARLATS from the coding sequence ATGAGCACCCAGCAGAACCCCACCCCCGACGCCCCGGGCTACCCCGCCGAGTTCGCCGAGCGCTACCGCGCCGCCGGCTGGTGGCGCGGCGAGACGTTCGGGCAGATGCTGCGCGAGCGGGCGCTGAACCACCCCGACCGCGTCGCGATCGTCGACCCCGCGGGCGCGGGCCGGCGCTGGACGTACGGCGAGCTCGACGACCGCGCCGACCGCCTCGCCGCCGGTTTCCTCGCCCGGGGCATCGCGAAGGGCGACCGCGTCGTCGTCCAGCTGCCCAACGTCGCCGAGTTCTTCGAGGTGATCTTCGGCCTCTTCCGCATCGGCGCCCTCCCCGTCTTCGCGCTGCCCGCCCACCGCGAGACCGAGATCCGCTACTTCTGCGAGTTCACCGAGGCGGCCGCCTACGTCATCGCCGACACCAGCGGCGGCTTCGACTACCGCGACCTGGCGACGAAGGTACGGGCCGAGGTGCCCACCCTGCGCCACGTGTTCGTGGTGGGGGAGCCCGGCGAGCACACCGCGCTCGCCGACCTGGAAAGCCTGGAAAGCCCGGAAAGCGACGCCCGCGAGCCCGGCACCGTCGTCGACGGCCCGGCCCCCGGCGACCTGGCCTTCCTCCAGCTCTCCGGCGGCTCCACCGGCGTCCCCAAGCTCATCCCGCGCACCCACGACGACTACATCTACTCGCTGTGGGGCTCCAACGAGCACTGCGCGGTCGACGAGAACAGCGTCTACCTCTGCGCGCTGCCCGCCGCCCACAACTTCCCCCTCAGCTCGCCCGGCACCCTCGGCGCGCTCTACGCCGGCGCCCGCGTGGTCCTCGCCCCGCAGCCCAGCCCGGACGTCGCCTTCCCGCTCATCGAGCGCGAGGGCGTGACCATCACCGGTCTCGTGCCGCCGCTCGCCCTGGTGTGGACCGAGGCCGCGTCGAGCAGCCCGCACGACCTCGGCAGCCTGGAGGTGCTGCTGGTCGGCGGCGCGAAGTTCAGCGAGGAGGCCGCGCGGCGCGTCAGGCCCGCACTCGGCTGCACCCTCCAGCAGGTCTTCGGCATGGCGGAGGGCCTCGTGAACTACACGCGGCTCGACGACCCCGAGGAGACCATCGTCACCACGCAGGGCCGCCCGATCTCCCCGGACGACGAGATCCGCGTCGTGGACGACGAGGACAACGACCTGCCCGTCGGCGCCACCGGCCACCTGCTCACCCGCGGCCCGTACACCATCCGCGGCTACTGGCGGGCCCCCGAGCACAACGCCAAGTCCTTCACCGCCGATGGCTTCTACCGCACCGGCGACGTCGTCCGGCTGACCGAAACCGGCCACATCGTCGTCGAGGGCCGGGCGAAGGACCAGATCAACCGGGGCGGCGAGAAGGTCGCCGCCGAGGAGATCGAGAACCACATCCTCGCCCACCCCGCCGTGCACGACGTCGCCGTCGTCTCCATGCCCGACGACTACCTGGGCGAGCGCACCTGCGCGTACATCGTGCTGCGCGAGGGCGCCGAGCCGCTCAAGTCGATCGCGGTCAAGAAGTTCGTCCGCGAGCGCGGGCTCGCCGCCTACAAGGTCCCCGACCGGGTGGAGTTCGTCGAGGAGTTCCCGCAGACCGGCATCGGCAAGGTCTCCAAGAAGGACCTCCGCGCGGCCATCGCCGCCCGCCTCGCCACCTCCTGA